Genomic segment of Arachis hypogaea cultivar Tifrunner chromosome 11, arahy.Tifrunner.gnm2.J5K5, whole genome shotgun sequence:
GAGAATTTGCGATAGTTTCTGGAATTGTTGCATCAAGACTTAGGTGATTACTGATTACAAATAACATAGTTAGTGTTTTATTTCAGACATGCAAAAGGTATTCTTATTGTTTATTGCTAGATATCTTAATTAATGATAGTAATCAAAGATTATGAGATATAACTGATGATTAGTGAATTTTTTTACTGTTGTTTATTGTTAAATATCTTAGAATATTGTTGTTTATTGTTATATATGTGTGATAAATAATAAATCTATTTACTGCTATTTAAAACAATTGAGTAGTTGTTGTATAAACTGTATGCTGCATAGTTGATGGTTGCTATATACGGTAGTATCTGTTTATTCTGTCAAAAGGCCAATGTGATGTCACTTACACAACTTTAGGAACCAGTCTgagtttattattataatatgagGGACCTTTTTGAGGCTCGATTATAGACttttgttattttgtattgaCTTTTTGGTTATGCAGGGACTTATCCATGCAGTTCAGGATGTATTCCTAAATGTCCATCACAAATTCTGTGTTTGGTATTTATGAAGGAACTTTAACAAACGGTGAAAGGATAATCAGCTTAGAGGGTTGCTTTGGAAGTGTGTAAGGTCTACAATTCAAAAAGAGTTCgttgaagaaataaaaaaattagaaaagctAAATAAAGATATACAAACTTATTTCTATAAATAGCTAAAAAACTCATGAAAGAGGACATTCTTTAATAGTGCACCTAAAATAGACAACATCTAAAATAATatctgtaaaatttttaattcactaaaaatatatttatttatttatatctctAGTTAATATGTTAAAGTATTATTACTAAATTGCTTAAAACTAGAAGACTACTTAGCTAACTATTACACAATATTTAATCTTAGATATTATATCACGAATTCACACACTATATATTCACATACCCAATTTTTTTAAGGATTCTTATCCACTACTAACATTTTTAAGGTTCTTATCCACCACTTGGCATTGCCAAAGTTTGTATTTGGTAATTTGGGTACAACGTATAAAAAAGCATGTTAATATGTTATGGCCTAAATTGCATGAgtatttcttttatttggttGTTCACGATATCTTCCAATTCGACCGACAAAAAACTAATCTGTTGtgaatctgattttttttttttattaatggtccttgtgtatcttttttttttttttgttttggttgaTAAAAATACCATAAAGACTAAAAAAGATTAACGTTTTTGGGTTTTGGTCATGGAaaagataaaagttttaaaaatcttttctgaaTATGGGCTTAAGTTATTGTTCAAGCCCAGATAGGCACAGCTCAAGCCCAAATCAAAGTTGCCCAGTACCCACCCCTAAAGCCTCAACGTCACTCTTCTCTGGTCTCTTTCTCGccactctctctccctcaagCTCTCTCACCGTCTCACGTCACTCTGGTCTCCGGTGTCTCACTTCTCTCTCGGTCTGGCACTCACCGTTTTGGACTCAGCCACTCGTCGCGCTCTGTGTCCTCACAGTCTCAAGCGCAGTCGCCGCCTTCCTGCGCTCGCTTCGCCGGCGGCAGAACCAAACGGAACCAGCTTCCTCACCGTCACCGTTTCGCAACCAACTAGCGTGTGTTCCTTGGATTGTATTGGTTTCTGGTGCTAATGAAGCTCCAAGTGGGTACAGTGCCATGCAATCCAACATAGACAAAATAACATTTTCAAATTCATGAAACCTCTTCATTTTTTCAAGTTAAAAGCCTTCgtttcttcaaaaataaaaactttgtCATCCCCACAAACCCGCTTCTTTTATGAGGAACTTCTGGGCAAAGCATTAGACCAATACCCAGATATAAAAACCTTGAAAAGTGTCCACTCCAAGATTTATTACCTCAGTTTTCATGACAACCCATCTATAGGAATCAAGCTCATGCGAGCATATGCTGCTTGTGGTGAACCCTTGTTTGCACGGAAGGTGTTTGACGAAATTCCTGAGAGAAATGTTGTGTTCTATAATGTCATGATTAGAAGTTATGTCAATAACCATTGGTTTGATGATGCATTGCATGTTTTCAAGGCCATGGTTAATGGTGGGTTTAGTCCAGATCATTATACTTACCCTTGTGTTCTGAAGGCTTGCTCTGATAATTTGAGCTTTGGGTTGCAGCTGCATGGAGCTCTGCTGAAGGTTCGGCTTGATTCAAATGTGTTCGTTGGGAATGGTCTCATTGCAATGTATGGGAAATGTGGTTGCTTGCTCGAGGCAAGGCGTGCTCTAGATGAAGTGCCAAGCAGGGATGTTGTATCGTGGAACTCAATGGTTGCAGGATATGCGCAGAATATGCAGTTTGATGATGCATTGGAGGTTTGCCGGGAAATGGAGGCTTTGAAACAAAAACCAGATGCAGGTACATTGGCTAGTCTCATGCCAGCTGTAAGTAACACATCATCTAATAATGTTTTGTATGTTAGGGATATGTTTATGAATTTAGACAAGAAGAGTTTGGTTTCATGGAATGTGATGATAGCCACGTATATGAAAAATTCTATGCCTAGCAAAGCTGTAGAGTTGTATTTAGAAATGGAGAAAACTGGGGTAGAACCTGATGCAATCACTTGCGCTAGTGTTCTTCCAGCTTGTGGGGATCTCTCGGCTTTATTGTTAGGAAGGAGGATTCATGAATATGTTGATTGGAAGAAATTGTGTCCAAATTTGCTATTGGAAAATGCATTAATAGACATGTATGCTAGGTGTGGATGTTTAGATGATGCAAGAAAAGTATTTGATAGGATGAAACTTCGCGATGTTGCTTCATGGACTTCATTGATATCTGCCTATGCTATGGCTGGACAAGGTTGTAATGCTGTGGAACTCTTTACAGAAATGCAAAATTCTGGTCTGAGCCCAGATTCAATTGCCTTCGTCGCAATTCTCTCGGCATGTAGCCATTCAGGATTACTAGATGAAGGGAAAATCTATTTTAAACAGATGACAGAGAAATATAACTTAACACCAAGAATTGAACACTTTGCTTGTTATGTAGATCTTTTAGGGCGTGCCGGTCAAGTAGATGAAGCTTACAATTTCATCAAGCAGATGCCGGTGGAGCCCAATGAAAGGGTGTGGGGTGCGCTGCTTAGTTCTTGTCGTGTGTACTCCAACATGGACATTGGGCTTTTAGCAGCTGACAACCTACTTCAGTTGGCTCCTGAGCAATCAGGTTACTATGTCTTGCTATCCAATATTTATGCAAAGGCCGGAAGATGGAAAGAAGTTACTGCTGTTCGATCATTAATGAAGAGAAGGAGAATTCGAAAAACACCTGGAATCAGCAATGTTGAGCTGAACAATCAGGTTCATACTTTTCTCGCAGGTGACACGTTGCATCCACAATCAAAGGAGATCTATGAAGAGCTTGGTGTGCTAGTGGGGAAGATGAAAGAGTTAGGTTATGTCCCTGAAACCGATTCTGCTCTTCATGATGTGGAGGAGGAGGACAAGGAATGCCATCTTGCTGTCCACAGCGAAAAGTTAGCCATTGTGTTTGCTCTGCTGAATACTCAAAATTCTCCAATCAGAATCACAAAAAATCTTCGTGTTTGCGGAGATTGTCATATTGCTGCAAAGCTTATCTCCAAGATTGCTGGACGGGAAATTGTCGTTAGGGACACCAATCGGTTCCACCATTTTAAGGATGGTATATGCTCTTGTGGAGATTATTGGTGAGTTCCCAGTGAAAGTATAACTGTATCCTACAACATTACAATAATTTTGAAATATAATCTGTATATGATGGcagagaatttatttatttttaacattttttctttacaaatatactcaatttttattgaatattttttgttcCAACTATGATATTTAATTTACTAAGCGATTTAATTCAATAGCAATATAACCATTGCTGGAGTTGGACAACTAAGCCATGCTCAATTGGATTATTTATTTCTCATTTTATAGTGTggtttgatgcgtgagcatcttcacTGGGAACTCACCAATATAAGGTTACTTAATCTGTTGTGAATAAGACAGAGATCAGTCTAGATATGTATGATTAGAATAGGGTACAAATTTAGAGTGTATTTGATcctatttgtatatattttataaaaattaagtatatagtaaaaaaaatgagagttactttaataatttaataatttagaacatttgtatatttataaaatttaggtATATAATGAGCAACAACTAAATTAAgtataaaaattaggtatatagtgaGCAAGCACTAAACTAATTAGTTACTTTAGTCATTTAAAGCAAATTAGGTATATAGTTAGCAATTACTAAACTAATTAGTTACTTTAGTCATTTAAAGCAtttgtatatttataaaattaacataaaataaaaataaaaataaaaatcatatatcattgATCATTCAAAAATTCTAAAATCAAAACAGGTTGTCAAATTCTCTTTGCCATTAGTTAAGACATATGTGATTGTTTATGCAATTGTGTCCATCGAAAACATATAGAATTGGCGATAATTTTTGGAATTGCTGCATCAAGACTTAGGTGATTACAAACAATATAGTTAGCATTTTATTTCAGACATGCAAAAGATATTTTTGTTGTTTATTGCTAGATATCTTAATTAATGGTAGTAATAAAAGATTATGAGATATAACTGTTGATTAGTAAATCTCTTTACTGTTGTTTATTGTTAAATATCTTAATATATTGTTGTTTATTGTTATGTGTGATGAATAATAAATCTGTTTACTGCTATTTAGAACAATTGAGTAGTTGTTGTATAACATAGTTGATGGTTGCTATATACGAGTAGTATCTATTTAGTCTATCGAGAGACCAATGTGATGTCACTTACACAACTTTAGGACTAGTCTGAGTT
This window contains:
- the LOC112723666 gene encoding putative pentatricopeptide repeat-containing protein At3g49142 isoform X1, encoding MKPLHFFKLKAFVSSKIKTLSSPQTRFFYEELLGKALDQYPDIKTLKSVHSKIYYLSFHDNPSIGIKLMRAYAACGEPLFARKVFDEIPERNVVFYNVMIRSYVNNHWFDDALHVFKAMVNGGFSPDHYTYPCVLKACSDNLSFGLQLHGALLKVRLDSNVFVGNGLIAMYGKCGCLLEARRALDEVPSRDVVSWNSMVAGYAQNMQFDDALEVCREMEALKQKPDAGTLASLMPAVSNTSSNNVLYVRDMFMNLDKKSLVSWNVMIATYMKNSMPSKAVELYLEMEKTGVEPDAITCASVLPACGDLSALLLGRRIHEYVDWKKLCPNLLLENALIDMYARCGCLDDARKVFDRMKLRDVASWTSLISAYAMAGQGCNAVELFTEMQNSGLSPDSIAFVAILSACSHSGLLDEGKIYFKQMTEKYNLTPRIEHFACYVDLLGRAGQVDEAYNFIKQMPVEPNERVWGALLSSCRVYSNMDIGLLAADNLLQLAPEQSGYYVLLSNIYAKAGRWKEVTAVRSLMKRRRIRKTPGISNVELNNQVHTFLAGDTLHPQSKEIYEELGVLVGKMKELGYVPETDSALHDVEEEDKECHLAVHSEKLAIVFALLNTQNSPIRITKNLRVCGDCHIAAKLISKIAGREIVVRDTNRFHHFKDGICSCGDYW
- the LOC112723666 gene encoding putative pentatricopeptide repeat-containing protein At3g49142 isoform X2, producing the protein MSITIGLMMHCMFSRPWLMLHGALLKVRLDSNVFVGNGLIAMYGKCGCLLEARRALDEVPSRDVVSWNSMVAGYAQNMQFDDALEVCREMEALKQKPDAGTLASLMPAVSNTSSNNVLYVRDMFMNLDKKSLVSWNVMIATYMKNSMPSKAVELYLEMEKTGVEPDAITCASVLPACGDLSALLLGRRIHEYVDWKKLCPNLLLENALIDMYARCGCLDDARKVFDRMKLRDVASWTSLISAYAMAGQGCNAVELFTEMQNSGLSPDSIAFVAILSACSHSGLLDEGKIYFKQMTEKYNLTPRIEHFACYVDLLGRAGQVDEAYNFIKQMPVEPNERVWGALLSSCRVYSNMDIGLLAADNLLQLAPEQSGYYVLLSNIYAKAGRWKEVTAVRSLMKRRRIRKTPGISNVELNNQVHTFLAGDTLHPQSKEIYEELGVLVGKMKELGYVPETDSALHDVEEEDKECHLAVHSEKLAIVFALLNTQNSPIRITKNLRVCGDCHIAAKLISKIAGREIVVRDTNRFHHFKDGICSCGDYW